A genomic window from Halogeometricum sp. S3BR5-2 includes:
- a CDS encoding GNAT family N-acetyltransferase, which yields MSKFSTPELTVERCTNAAEWDEFVEANDGSPFSLWGWGEALVTYGHDRWYLVARDGDRVVGALPLIYMKSTLFDSQLVSPPFGERGSLVLNGERPRAATTALLERTKELAAELGVDFVSLRGSNVDEELPDGFTRERRFVTFQVDLQEGSKSVWGGLKESRQRQVRQAEDASLTYRVGDSLDDLKQYYRLYLRSNRGHGSPPHSFEFYRTLWEELAPEHLHLGMVEREGSLINAIIDLSLGTSVHQWGVITDYEHRDLNGGSLALWRSLDRACADGHDVYDMGRTREGSGVYMFKKSFGGRKVWYDDVHHFPNGPVDLPDPDDETYDRLKRVWRRLPIPVTRVIGPSIRKGISL from the coding sequence ATGAGCAAATTCTCGACACCGGAGTTGACAGTTGAGCGCTGTACGAATGCCGCAGAATGGGACGAGTTCGTCGAAGCGAACGACGGCTCGCCGTTCAGCCTGTGGGGGTGGGGAGAGGCACTCGTCACGTACGGACACGACAGGTGGTACCTCGTCGCGCGCGACGGGGACCGCGTCGTCGGCGCCCTCCCGCTCATCTACATGAAGAGCACGCTGTTCGACTCCCAACTCGTCTCACCGCCGTTCGGCGAGCGAGGGTCGCTCGTCTTGAACGGGGAGAGACCGAGGGCGGCGACGACGGCCCTCCTCGAACGGACGAAAGAACTGGCGGCGGAGTTGGGCGTCGACTTCGTCAGCCTTCGAGGGTCGAACGTCGACGAGGAACTCCCGGACGGGTTCACCCGAGAGCGGCGATTCGTCACGTTTCAGGTCGACCTGCAAGAGGGGAGCAAAAGCGTGTGGGGCGGTCTGAAGGAAAGTCGACAGCGACAGGTGAGACAGGCCGAGGACGCTTCGCTCACCTATCGCGTCGGCGACTCCCTCGACGACTTGAAGCAGTACTACCGGCTCTACCTCCGGTCGAACCGTGGACACGGCTCCCCGCCGCACTCGTTCGAGTTCTACCGAACGCTCTGGGAGGAGTTGGCCCCCGAACACCTCCACTTGGGCATGGTCGAACGGGAGGGGTCGCTGATCAACGCTATCATCGACCTCTCGCTCGGGACGAGCGTCCACCAGTGGGGGGTCATCACCGACTACGAGCACCGGGACCTCAACGGGGGGAGTCTGGCGCTCTGGCGGTCGCTCGACCGCGCGTGCGCGGACGGGCACGACGTGTACGACATGGGACGAACCCGGGAGGGGTCGGGCGTGTACATGTTCAAGAAGAGTTTCGGGGGTCGGAAGGTGTGGTACGACGACGTGCATCACTTTCCGAACGGGCCAGTCGACCTCCCCGACCCGGACGACGAGACCTACGACCGACTCAAACGCGTCTGGCGACGGCTCCCGATTCCCGTAACGCGCGTCATCGGCCCGTCGATTCGAAAGGGAATCAGCCTCTAA
- a CDS encoding ATP-grasp domain-containing protein: MVQQHASDRSVLIPAGFSPKSLTSVRSLGSHGVHTVVASHRRSVPAFASRYCDEAIVVPSPWEDLLAYKDALLELAARPDVSVIIPSQEEDAFLLSKYSEEFAEHVAPLWPPMETLRTAHDGKRLPEVAQEVGLRVPETMLYDEVDDWSRELIVKARYSILTSEYAPSLSPTVCEGKTDPVHPSPGTPPSRDVIDEAFARNPPIVQEYVPIAQEYSFRALCDHGDPVATSLKRQVRGKTYAGGASVFCELIRDERIEEMGRRLLEHLDWHGIASVQFIEDARTGELKFTEINPRTWTSIPLDVRGGVDYPYFYWLLARGMAERIQPTYEEGFAAHLLFGEFQYLRSVLCDDYPNAARPRFGTALREVLGSVYEHPNSYFLVADDPVPFVSGLRNVLSDRN; this comes from the coding sequence ATGGTTCAGCAGCACGCGAGCGATCGGTCAGTCCTGATACCGGCCGGGTTCTCGCCCAAGAGTCTCACTTCGGTCAGATCGCTCGGCTCGCACGGCGTGCACACCGTCGTCGCCTCTCACAGGCGATCGGTCCCGGCGTTCGCATCGAGGTACTGCGACGAAGCGATCGTAGTTCCATCTCCGTGGGAGGATCTGCTCGCGTACAAAGACGCGCTCTTGGAACTCGCGGCGCGACCGGATGTCTCGGTTATCATCCCCTCTCAGGAGGAAGACGCGTTCCTCCTCTCGAAGTACTCCGAGGAGTTCGCAGAACACGTCGCACCGCTGTGGCCGCCGATGGAGACGCTCCGAACCGCGCACGACGGGAAGCGTCTGCCGGAGGTCGCACAAGAGGTCGGACTCCGGGTGCCGGAGACGATGCTGTACGACGAGGTCGACGACTGGTCACGCGAACTCATCGTCAAGGCCCGGTACTCGATTCTCACCAGCGAGTACGCACCGTCGCTGTCGCCGACGGTCTGCGAAGGGAAGACCGACCCCGTCCACCCGAGTCCGGGCACACCCCCGAGTCGGGACGTAATCGACGAGGCGTTCGCGCGTAACCCGCCGATCGTCCAGGAGTACGTCCCGATCGCCCAGGAGTACTCGTTTCGGGCGCTCTGTGATCACGGCGACCCGGTCGCGACCAGTCTGAAGCGGCAAGTTCGGGGAAAGACGTACGCGGGTGGGGCGAGCGTCTTCTGTGAGTTGATCCGCGACGAACGGATCGAAGAGATGGGACGGCGACTACTGGAACACCTCGATTGGCACGGAATCGCCTCGGTCCAGTTCATCGAGGACGCGCGCACTGGCGAACTCAAGTTCACCGAGATCAACCCTCGGACGTGGACGTCGATTCCCCTCGACGTCCGCGGCGGCGTCGACTACCCCTACTTCTACTGGTTGTTAGCACGAGGCATGGCCGAGCGAATCCAGCCGACGTACGAGGAAGGGTTCGCCGCTCACCTCCTCTTCGGCGAGTTCCAGTACCTCCGCAGCGTCCTCTGCGACGACTACCCGAACGCCGCCCGCCCGAGGTTCGGAACTGCGCTCCGAGAGGTCCTCGGGTCGGTCTACGAGCACCCGAACTCCTACTTCCTCGTCGCCGACGACCCCGTCCCGTTCGTCAGCGGACTGCGAAACGTCCTCTCGGATCGAAACTGA
- a CDS encoding nucleotidyltransferase family protein, producing the protein MRETGSVGGVVLAAGRSTRFGEANKLLEPLRGTPLVSHVARTAVDSSLCEAVVVVGHESAAVTDAVDSFDLPTRYNDAYAEGQSTSVRLGVEFARKADWEAVVFLLGDMPFVHSGTVDQLLDEYRTGDGSIVAPRYDGKRGNPVLFDRQHFDALADVDGDRGGRELVMEHDGTRFVDVEDPGVLRDVDSESDLERDTTEH; encoded by the coding sequence ATGAGGGAGACGGGTTCGGTCGGCGGCGTCGTACTCGCGGCCGGCCGGAGCACGCGCTTCGGCGAGGCGAACAAGCTTCTCGAACCGCTGAGGGGTACCCCTCTCGTCTCTCACGTCGCGCGCACCGCCGTCGACTCGTCGCTCTGCGAAGCGGTCGTCGTCGTCGGCCACGAGTCAGCGGCCGTCACCGACGCAGTGGACTCCTTCGACCTCCCGACGCGGTACAACGACGCCTACGCGGAGGGCCAGAGCACCTCCGTCCGCCTGGGCGTCGAATTCGCTCGGAAAGCCGACTGGGAGGCCGTCGTCTTCTTACTCGGCGACATGCCGTTCGTGCACTCGGGAACGGTGGACCAACTGCTGGACGAATACCGGACAGGCGACGGAAGCATCGTCGCTCCGCGCTACGACGGTAAGCGCGGCAACCCCGTCCTGTTCGACCGTCAGCATTTCGACGCGCTGGCCGACGTCGACGGCGACCGCGGAGGACGCGAACTCGTCATGGAGCACGACGGAACGCGGTTCGTCGACGTCGAAGACCCCGGAGTGCTCCGCGATGTCGACTCGGAGTCCGACCTCGAGAGAGACACTACCGAGCACTGA
- a CDS encoding glycosyltransferase family 4 protein, which yields MHVLYIVGQSTGGLPHYTAELANAVSEHADVTVMKPAETTADDLFDEEVTLIDAFDHLGVSMPQLYKLDVNPLDFARGFLSYRNVKRLRGVDVDIVHDTTDLFPQVKLFLKLYGIDDRHALVVTRHEVSSKRLSLSRPPVMVEDAIDYVIPDLNVARVVVHTENQRRAMIGRGTPPEAIDVIPHGAYSVFGDHSDVDAPTERNCLLFFGNVVTPKGIDTLVEAIPLVKREVPDVTLLIAGEGNIPERSRAIIGAHEENFEVHDYFVPNDRVKEFFARAEVVTLPYRFQDGTKGHSGALATAFSFGKPVVASTAGEFESLVGETESGLVVPPEDPERLADAIVRVLTDDEARQRMAANSLRMAERLSWDSVAERYLAVYESVLAGRAVHRPVSRT from the coding sequence ATGCACGTCCTCTACATCGTCGGTCAGAGCACCGGCGGCCTCCCCCACTACACGGCGGAGTTGGCGAACGCCGTCTCCGAGCACGCCGACGTCACCGTCATGAAGCCGGCCGAGACGACCGCTGACGACCTCTTCGACGAGGAGGTCACGCTGATCGACGCGTTCGACCACCTCGGCGTCTCGATGCCGCAACTGTACAAACTCGACGTCAACCCGCTCGATTTCGCGAGGGGGTTCCTGTCGTATCGGAACGTGAAGCGACTCCGGGGCGTCGACGTCGACATCGTCCACGATACGACGGACCTGTTCCCGCAGGTGAAACTGTTCTTGAAACTCTACGGTATCGACGACCGCCACGCCCTCGTCGTGACGCGCCACGAAGTGAGCAGCAAGCGCCTCTCGCTCAGTCGACCGCCGGTGATGGTCGAAGACGCGATAGACTACGTGATTCCGGACCTGAACGTGGCTCGGGTCGTGGTCCACACGGAGAACCAGCGGCGAGCCATGATCGGGCGCGGGACGCCCCCGGAGGCAATCGACGTCATCCCGCACGGCGCGTACTCGGTGTTCGGGGACCACTCCGACGTCGACGCGCCGACCGAGCGCAACTGCCTCCTGTTCTTCGGGAACGTCGTCACGCCGAAGGGAATCGACACGCTCGTCGAGGCGATTCCGCTCGTCAAGCGCGAGGTTCCCGACGTCACCCTCCTGATCGCCGGCGAGGGAAACATTCCGGAGCGGTCGCGGGCCATCATCGGAGCGCACGAGGAGAACTTCGAGGTCCACGACTACTTCGTCCCCAACGACCGCGTGAAGGAGTTCTTCGCGCGCGCCGAGGTGGTGACGCTCCCGTACCGCTTCCAGGACGGGACGAAGGGACACAGCGGTGCGCTGGCGACGGCGTTCTCCTTCGGGAAGCCCGTCGTCGCCTCGACGGCCGGCGAGTTCGAGTCGCTGGTCGGCGAGACGGAGAGCGGACTGGTCGTCCCGCCCGAGGACCCGGAGCGGTTGGCGGACGCTATCGTCCGCGTCCTGACCGACGACGAGGCGAGACAGCGGATGGCGGCGAACAGCCTTCGGATGGCGGAGCGACTCTCGTGGGACAGCGTCGCCGAGCGGTATCTTGCGGTCTACGAGAGCGTCCTCGCCGGGAGGGCGGTCCACCGGCCCGTCTCTCGTACGTGA
- a CDS encoding tyrosine-type recombinase/integrase produces MPTADPPGSTEDENASEERADRVDGELVAAIDRYLRAGGESAQYRSTAESVLSQFETWLRRRGKDSFDSLDEEGEQLLRRYADRLAQRVDAGGISASSAQTYFNVISGFLGFCVRDGDLARNPALSNRAREPLPRDDEDHTQQFWSRDVRQRLVRYADDAAYEAIEREGSDARGAVRDRALVHVLAYTGVRGAEVFKVSGDDRTGRQGLTWDRVDTDAWTFRVWGKAQEWEDVSVPKQAREALRRWRQVQRPPSGEWPVFPTEHAPSKYAAARDALGEAEANALLEDADVDDVLRERDIAPPAVTTEGVRRVLERIAAAADVDVDGKPPLPHGARRGLGDELYRKDRGLAQDVLRHRSLRVTRESYSYIEAEELGERVGDVLDDE; encoded by the coding sequence ATGCCCACCGCCGACCCGCCCGGATCGACCGAGGACGAAAACGCATCCGAGGAGCGCGCTGACCGCGTGGACGGCGAACTCGTCGCGGCGATCGACCGCTATCTCCGCGCCGGCGGCGAGAGCGCCCAGTACCGCTCGACGGCCGAGTCGGTCCTCTCGCAGTTCGAGACGTGGCTCCGCCGCCGCGGGAAGGACTCGTTCGACTCCCTCGACGAGGAGGGCGAACAGCTCCTCCGGCGGTACGCCGACCGACTCGCGCAGCGCGTCGACGCGGGCGGTATCTCCGCCTCGTCGGCGCAGACGTACTTCAACGTCATCTCCGGGTTTCTGGGGTTTTGCGTCCGCGACGGCGACCTCGCACGAAACCCGGCGCTATCGAACCGGGCGCGCGAACCCCTCCCGCGCGACGACGAGGACCACACACAGCAGTTCTGGTCGCGCGATGTCCGCCAGCGACTCGTCCGGTACGCGGACGACGCCGCCTACGAAGCGATCGAACGGGAGGGGTCGGACGCGCGCGGGGCGGTCCGCGACCGAGCGCTCGTTCACGTTCTCGCGTACACGGGCGTGCGCGGCGCGGAGGTATTCAAAGTGAGCGGCGACGACCGAACGGGTCGACAAGGGCTGACGTGGGACCGCGTCGACACCGACGCGTGGACGTTTCGGGTGTGGGGGAAAGCACAGGAGTGGGAGGACGTCTCCGTTCCGAAGCAGGCCCGAGAGGCGCTCCGGCGGTGGCGGCAGGTCCAGCGGCCGCCCTCCGGGGAGTGGCCCGTCTTCCCGACGGAACACGCGCCGTCGAAGTACGCCGCGGCGCGCGACGCGTTGGGCGAGGCGGAGGCGAACGCCCTGCTCGAAGACGCCGACGTGGACGACGTGTTACGCGAGCGCGATATCGCGCCGCCGGCCGTCACGACCGAAGGGGTCCGCCGCGTCCTCGAGCGAATCGCGGCGGCCGCGGACGTGGACGTCGATGGGAAACCCCCGCTCCCGCACGGGGCGCGCCGGGGACTGGGCGACGAACTCTATCGGAAGGACCGCGGATTGGCCCAGGACGTGCTCCGACACCGTTCGCTCCGCGTCACGCGGGAGTCGTACTCCTACATCGAGGCCGAAGAGTTGGGCGAGCGGGTCGGGGACGTGCTGGACGACGAGTAG
- a CDS encoding metal-dependent hydrolase, with product MIPYAHAAIGYLLWTGITHLSDGRPPGHAEVWLLLLGTQFPDIVDKPLAWTFGVLPSGRSLGHSLFTVAVVFAVLYAVGTRLGRKNLALAFGAGHLSHSLADVYPFLFQARYEYLGYLVWPILSGPPDAGKSFAAYLQRLSLQSFLSVQALLAALIVAIWVADGMPGLRIPRPGDADSAHLDD from the coding sequence ATGATACCGTACGCCCACGCGGCGATCGGCTACCTGCTGTGGACCGGTATCACTCACCTCTCGGACGGACGTCCGCCCGGTCACGCGGAGGTCTGGCTCCTTCTCCTCGGGACGCAGTTTCCCGATATCGTGGACAAACCGCTCGCGTGGACGTTCGGTGTCCTCCCGTCGGGACGGTCGCTCGGTCACTCGCTCTTCACCGTGGCCGTCGTCTTCGCCGTCCTGTACGCCGTGGGAACGCGATTGGGTCGAAAAAATCTCGCGCTCGCGTTCGGCGCCGGTCACCTCAGCCACAGCCTCGCCGACGTGTATCCGTTTCTGTTCCAAGCGAGATACGAGTACCTCGGATATCTGGTCTGGCCGATTCTCTCCGGCCCACCGGACGCGGGGAAGTCCTTCGCCGCCTATCTCCAGCGACTGAGTCTGCAGTCGTTTCTGAGCGTGCAGGCGTTGCTCGCGGCCCTCATCGTCGCAATCTGGGTCGCCGACGGGATGCCCGGCCTCCGTATCCCACGTCCGGGCGATGCCGACAGCGCGCATCTCGACGACTAG
- a CDS encoding FkbM family methyltransferase — protein MTTRSDDRQGRLSDVTSKGALLGVASRLANRYDVLGTIHRAYWRARLAAFAEGGTVRVGGTTARFAVATRSERRRVRHLGGERFVLEMLLDELTGDETLWDVGACVGTYACLAAGRLADGHVVAFEPEPTNRRRLESNLRENAPASRWTALPTALSDYDGSTPLASEFTEAGGGHHRLAASDAAGGGTPVEVRRGAGLCAAGVPAPDVLKVDVQGAELQVLRGMGAVLDGVGTVYVEMHREKTAWYGSTTDEVEAFLADRGYATERLGEPTNGRPGVYFLRAHR, from the coding sequence ATGACGACTCGATCGGATGACCGACAGGGGCGCCTCTCGGACGTGACTTCCAAAGGAGCCCTCTTGGGTGTCGCGTCGCGGTTAGCGAACAGATACGACGTTCTCGGGACTATCCACCGAGCCTACTGGCGGGCGCGTCTCGCCGCGTTCGCCGAGGGCGGTACCGTCCGGGTCGGAGGGACGACGGCCCGCTTCGCCGTGGCGACGCGGTCGGAACGGCGGCGCGTCAGGCATCTGGGCGGAGAGCGCTTCGTCCTCGAAATGCTCCTCGATGAGCTAACCGGAGACGAGACGCTCTGGGACGTCGGGGCCTGCGTCGGAACGTACGCCTGCCTCGCGGCTGGGCGACTCGCGGACGGCCACGTCGTCGCGTTCGAACCCGAGCCGACGAACCGCCGGCGGCTCGAATCCAACCTGCGCGAGAACGCCCCCGCGTCGCGCTGGACGGCGCTGCCGACCGCGCTCTCCGACTACGACGGGTCGACACCGCTCGCATCGGAGTTCACCGAGGCCGGCGGGGGACACCACCGCCTCGCCGCATCTGACGCCGCGGGTGGCGGGACTCCCGTGGAAGTGCGGCGAGGGGCGGGCCTCTGCGCCGCTGGGGTGCCCGCTCCGGACGTTCTGAAGGTCGACGTTCAGGGAGCCGAGTTGCAGGTGTTGCGAGGCATGGGTGCGGTGCTGGACGGCGTCGGGACGGTCTACGTCGAGATGCACAGAGAGAAGACGGCGTGGTACGGGTCGACGACCGACGAGGTCGAGGCTTTTCTGGCGGACCGCGGGTACGCGACCGAGCGATTAGGTGAACCGACGAACGGGCGGCCCGGCGTGTACTTCCTGCGGGCGCACCGTTGA
- a CDS encoding DUF4350 domain-containing protein: protein MRLDDLLSPRALLVALVAVCLLALVVAGATSSSAFGAFNAQWDGSSSVRSAAETTDAQPTIILETTAYSEYDPNGTVAFVIAPSEPYTSAELARMRQFVQAGGTLVVAEDFEPEGDELLSGVGADARFDGRLVRDMRYHGPTTAMPTATNVSERFSATGVGSVMLNHGTVVEVPNESNATTLVATSEYSYLDVNDDGQPNDGEPFRSYPVVVAEDVGEGRVLAVSDPSIFINAMQERADNRAFTERVVRGYDTVVLDYSHADSQPPIRSAFILLRGSPLVQVGVGLVGLLFAGVLAREGNPLRSRRENEE, encoded by the coding sequence GTGCGACTCGACGACCTCCTGTCGCCGCGGGCGCTGTTGGTCGCCCTCGTCGCCGTCTGTCTGCTGGCGCTGGTCGTCGCCGGCGCGACCTCTTCGTCGGCGTTCGGGGCGTTCAACGCGCAGTGGGACGGCTCCTCGTCCGTCCGGTCGGCCGCCGAAACGACCGACGCGCAACCCACGATTATCTTGGAGACGACGGCGTACTCGGAGTACGACCCGAACGGGACGGTGGCGTTCGTCATCGCGCCGAGCGAACCCTACACGAGCGCCGAACTCGCTCGCATGCGCCAGTTCGTGCAGGCGGGCGGGACGCTCGTCGTCGCGGAGGACTTCGAACCGGAGGGCGACGAACTGCTCTCCGGCGTCGGCGCCGACGCGCGCTTCGACGGCCGACTGGTTCGCGATATGCGCTATCACGGTCCGACGACGGCGATGCCGACGGCGACGAACGTCTCCGAGCGCTTCTCGGCGACGGGCGTCGGGTCGGTGATGCTCAACCACGGCACCGTCGTCGAGGTACCGAACGAGTCGAACGCCACGACGCTCGTCGCTACCTCCGAGTACTCCTACCTCGACGTCAACGACGACGGGCAACCGAACGACGGCGAACCGTTCCGGTCGTACCCCGTCGTCGTCGCGGAGGACGTCGGCGAGGGCCGGGTCCTCGCCGTCAGCGACCCGAGTATCTTCATCAACGCGATGCAGGAGCGCGCCGACAACCGCGCGTTCACCGAGCGGGTGGTGCGGGGGTACGACACCGTCGTCTTGGACTACTCGCACGCGGACTCCCAGCCGCCGATACGCTCGGCGTTCATCCTCCTGCGCGGGTCGCCGCTCGTGCAGGTGGGCGTCGGGTTAGTGGGACTGCTCTTTGCAGGGGTGCTGGCGCGGGAGGGCAATCCGCTCCGCTCTCGTCGCGAAAACGAGGAATAA
- a CDS encoding sulfatase-like hydrolase/transferase, translating to MTRNIIVVCLDSVRKDYFDRHATRVRSMADVSVEQCRAASSWSVPSHASMITGQLPHQHGLHTHNRDFSTLPRERTLFEHLPREYHTAGISANVYAGPAYNFDRFFDTFVDAPRYQYFVDGLNATTYFNETGKRGRELYVGFLREAMRHDRPFRSLANGVAAQMKQTAMGSPIPDPMDDGAKLIRREALELLKERDAPQFLFLNFMEAHAPFSPIIGMDRSLYSVPNSWDSDREQFWDVSLAAERYPDYLRGFRELYAANIDYLDRVVSGLIEEIRRTVDRETTVLVTADHGENLGYPFEDGLLGHKSSLSESLLHVPLEIIDPPRGWEEPTGRFVSHLELPDLVCGLADGETPDIGTDRAVAEHVGLSPGPEPPRDRDYWDRMMRCAYEDSRKVVWDSLSTVTAYALDTARPCWQSEFDEDAAEAAIPEWTADWFDDDIEEYKQRARAHSNSVAVDDATASRLADLGYL from the coding sequence ATGACGCGTAATATCATCGTCGTCTGCCTCGACTCCGTCCGCAAGGACTACTTCGACAGGCACGCCACGCGCGTTCGTTCGATGGCGGACGTGTCGGTCGAGCAGTGTCGGGCGGCGAGTTCGTGGAGCGTTCCGAGTCACGCGAGCATGATAACGGGCCAGTTACCTCACCAGCACGGTCTCCACACGCACAACCGCGACTTCTCGACGCTCCCGCGAGAGCGGACGTTGTTCGAGCATCTCCCTCGGGAGTATCACACGGCCGGAATCAGCGCGAACGTGTACGCCGGCCCGGCCTACAACTTCGACCGGTTCTTCGATACGTTCGTCGACGCACCTCGGTACCAGTACTTCGTCGACGGGCTGAACGCGACGACGTACTTCAACGAGACGGGAAAACGTGGGCGAGAACTCTACGTCGGGTTTCTCCGGGAGGCGATGCGCCACGACCGGCCGTTCCGGAGTCTCGCCAACGGCGTGGCAGCACAGATGAAACAAACGGCGATGGGGTCGCCGATACCCGACCCGATGGACGACGGGGCGAAGTTGATTCGGCGGGAAGCGCTCGAACTTCTCAAGGAACGGGACGCCCCGCAGTTCCTGTTTCTGAACTTCATGGAGGCTCACGCGCCGTTCAGTCCGATAATCGGGATGGATCGGTCGCTGTACTCCGTCCCGAACTCCTGGGACTCGGACCGCGAGCAGTTCTGGGACGTCTCGCTGGCGGCCGAGCGGTATCCCGACTACCTCCGCGGGTTCAGGGAGCTGTACGCCGCGAACATCGACTATCTCGACCGGGTCGTCTCCGGACTGATCGAAGAGATCCGGCGGACGGTCGACCGCGAGACGACCGTACTCGTCACGGCCGATCACGGCGAGAACCTCGGATATCCGTTCGAGGACGGGCTACTCGGCCACAAGAGCAGCCTCTCCGAATCCCTCCTCCACGTTCCGCTGGAGATCATCGATCCCCCGCGCGGATGGGAGGAACCGACCGGGAGGTTCGTCTCCCACCTCGAGTTGCCGGACCTCGTCTGCGGTCTCGCGGACGGGGAGACCCCTGATATCGGTACGGATCGAGCGGTCGCCGAACACGTGGGTCTCAGCCCCGGGCCGGAGCCACCCCGCGACCGCGATTACTGGGACCGGATGATGCGGTGTGCCTACGAGGACTCCCGGAAGGTCGTCTGGGATTCCCTGTCCACCGTGACGGCGTACGCCCTCGATACGGCGCGACCGTGTTGGCAGTCGGAGTTCGACGAGGATGCCGCGGAGGCTGCTATCCCGGAGTGGACGGCCGACTGGTTCGACGACGACATCGAGGAGTACAAACAGCGGGCACGAGCGCACTCGAATTCGGTCGCCGTCGACGATGCGACCGCGAGCCGATTGGCGGACCTGGGATACCTTTGA